Proteins from one Candidatus Dormiibacterota bacterium genomic window:
- a CDS encoding prepilin-type N-terminal cleavage/methylation domain-containing protein — protein MIPWSNRIRRASRVTCDYALQHPPSEAGGIPLGFSLVELLVAIAVFALAIAVALAVYSGATRSYRTGEQQVLDQQNVRLGFDRLVSEIGLAGFNSNPDGDLTRPDEQIEGAWDTAITFRADLDSDRSPENTVPELALAPPHYRIVSIGNDEIVSYVLAKPQQQHSNSLALQLDADEPRSKIPRTIIVPVVSLVHDEPPYTLYRVTLRNTGGLFPSAPQAPSNFLFESIADNIRSLTLQYYDHEGRLLSPGTPQDPVDDIGGGDTGIVTRARIRSIKITLTGMPPQESSESGKHPVGRRVSRAEGFSLSSMITPGNLGRVGIADTSTQAPVVPKAVRAVAGHCRSVLVTWEADEPHDDIRGFDIRYWEKGVASEPRTKAFSYPSVQASGIDHHLHGYLTSLTEKATYCFQVRTRFIPGGPSNWSSASAAPCVQVTDATTPRAPVDLVATGGAPHTALANHIELQWSPVVSNTMLIPDDLDVVDHTTVIRDLNGYKLYRASTPGFIPSDSGNLIATIGAGTSRYVDHDVANCLTYYYRLIAVDNCAVTSVASLVAEGRAETSVSPSAPVALTVFRLSEDQTALSWKPVRSDLNGGPVFIDQYRIYLYRSISDLSTSNLNLKTFSLRAAVDSASPSYNDVLDVSEQSDIIRGWQFYYAVTAADRCGNESGRSDPGGLSCKVEAVLDLTPRDGDSGSGIIPMILRPDTRRGYPRARVRVVRKDDLDSVVYDHQSAGVPFLFPTWDTRVSGAGDYRIYWGLTTAEGCNTFRTTDFFVKSRPEGGLSTTTPLVITTEENRKLSWDLVNTSGTDLQIVRIDVNWFSLRLPPRLTSIEYPTRTTVSSLPSGGPQSASATFDTTPLRLSREINGLCEDESCRLNMSLVWDEPVFSGQSLSAERVTVHYHLRDSTGRTGDAVLVIWPDMTIRMALPIGFNVQD, from the coding sequence ATGATTCCCTGGAGCAACCGAATTCGCAGAGCGAGCCGAGTCACGTGCGACTATGCGCTTCAGCATCCTCCAAGCGAAGCAGGTGGAATACCACTCGGCTTCAGCCTCGTGGAACTGCTGGTGGCCATCGCCGTGTTCGCTTTGGCGATCGCCGTGGCTCTCGCCGTATATTCCGGTGCCACACGTTCGTATCGAACCGGAGAGCAGCAGGTGCTTGATCAACAGAATGTACGTCTGGGGTTTGATCGTCTGGTTTCTGAGATTGGGTTGGCGGGGTTCAACTCGAACCCCGATGGAGACCTGACCCGTCCTGACGAACAGATCGAAGGAGCCTGGGACACCGCAATCACATTTCGCGCGGACCTCGACTCCGATCGCTCACCTGAGAACACCGTACCCGAACTCGCCTTGGCGCCGCCGCACTACAGGATTGTGTCAATCGGGAACGACGAGATTGTATCCTATGTGCTGGCAAAGCCGCAGCAACAGCACTCGAACAGTCTCGCTCTTCAGCTCGACGCTGATGAACCGAGATCTAAGATTCCGAGGACCATCATCGTACCGGTCGTTTCTCTAGTTCATGATGAGCCGCCCTACACTTTGTACAGAGTGACTCTCCGGAACACAGGCGGTCTCTTCCCTTCTGCGCCTCAAGCGCCGTCCAATTTTCTATTTGAGTCCATCGCCGACAATATCCGCAGCTTGACACTCCAATACTATGATCATGAAGGACGACTGCTGAGTCCCGGCACACCTCAAGACCCCGTCGACGACATCGGCGGCGGCGATACTGGAATAGTCACCCGGGCCCGGATTCGCAGCATCAAGATTACACTGACGGGGATGCCACCACAGGAATCCTCTGAATCGGGCAAGCACCCCGTAGGAAGGAGAGTCTCAAGAGCCGAAGGATTCTCTCTCTCTTCCATGATCACACCTGGCAACTTGGGCAGAGTCGGGATTGCTGATACCTCCACTCAAGCCCCCGTCGTCCCTAAGGCCGTTCGCGCCGTGGCCGGACACTGTCGGAGCGTATTGGTCACCTGGGAGGCCGATGAGCCCCACGACGACATCCGTGGCTTCGACATAAGATACTGGGAGAAAGGCGTCGCCTCGGAGCCGCGGACGAAAGCATTTTCTTATCCATCCGTTCAGGCTTCGGGCATTGATCACCACCTTCACGGCTATCTCACCAGCCTCACCGAGAAAGCCACCTATTGTTTTCAGGTCAGAACTCGGTTCATACCCGGGGGGCCCAGCAATTGGTCCTCGGCCTCCGCCGCTCCTTGCGTCCAAGTCACGGATGCGACGACGCCTCGTGCCCCGGTTGACCTGGTCGCAACGGGCGGGGCACCACACACTGCTTTGGCCAACCATATCGAACTCCAATGGTCACCAGTCGTGAGTAACACCATGCTGATCCCTGATGACCTAGACGTTGTCGATCATACGACCGTAATACGGGACCTCAACGGCTACAAGCTATACCGCGCCTCTACGCCTGGTTTCATTCCAAGCGATAGCGGCAACCTCATCGCAACCATAGGCGCCGGAACCAGCCGTTATGTTGACCATGATGTGGCAAATTGTTTGACCTATTACTATAGGCTTATCGCCGTCGACAATTGCGCCGTGACGAGCGTCGCCTCTCTCGTCGCTGAAGGACGAGCGGAGACAAGCGTTTCTCCATCAGCCCCGGTCGCTCTGACTGTCTTTCGACTCTCGGAGGACCAGACTGCCCTCTCCTGGAAACCCGTCCGTTCTGACCTTAACGGGGGACCGGTGTTTATCGATCAATACAGGATCTACCTGTATAGGAGCATTTCTGATCTTTCAACATCCAACCTGAATCTCAAGACATTCTCGTTGCGAGCTGCGGTCGACAGTGCATCGCCTTCTTATAACGATGTCTTGGACGTGTCTGAACAGAGCGACATAATCCGTGGGTGGCAATTCTATTATGCAGTCACTGCTGCAGATCGCTGTGGAAATGAAAGTGGGAGATCAGATCCAGGCGGTCTTTCTTGCAAAGTTGAGGCGGTCCTGGATCTTACCCCGAGGGATGGGGACTCGGGCTCCGGGATTATTCCTATGATCCTTCGTCCAGATACCCGGAGGGGATATCCGAGGGCGAGGGTTCGGGTGGTTCGCAAGGATGACCTCGACTCTGTCGTCTACGATCATCAGAGTGCAGGTGTCCCCTTTTTGTTCCCGACTTGGGATACAAGGGTCTCGGGTGCCGGAGATTACCGAATATATTGGGGACTGACGACCGCCGAGGGGTGCAACACCTTCAGGACCACCGACTTTTTCGTCAAGTCCAGGCCGGAGGGAGGGTTGAGCACGACGACGCCGCTGGTCATCACGACAGAGGAGAACAGGAAGCTCTCCTGGGACCTCGTCAATACTTCAGGGACCGATCTTCAGATCGTTCGGATCGACGTGAACTGGTTTTCTCTACGTCTGCCACCGAGGCTCACGTCGATCGAGTATCCGACCAGGACGACTGTCTCGAGTCTGCCCTCGGGCGGACCCCAGTCGGCTTCCGCGACCTTCGACACTACGCCGCTGCGACTGAGCCGTGAGATAAACGGACTCTGCGAGGATGAGTCCTGCCGGCTCAACATGTCGCTCGTCTGGGACGAGCCTGTCTTCAGTGGACAATCCCTATCGGCTGAACGCGTGACTGTGCACTACCATCTCAGAGACAGCACCGGACGAACCGGCGACGCAGTGCTTGTGATCTGGCCGGACATGACCATCCGAATGGCGTTGCCAATCGGTTTCAATGTCCAGGACTAG
- a CDS encoding YceI family protein gives MNRFNAVRNLALGAFAVSALGLAVTPAVAAPETYAIDPAHSAVTFSIRHLFSRVPGRFTKLEGKIVMDRDDWTKSTVQVAIDAGSVDTNEPARDKHLRSDAFFDVAKNPKITFQSVSVKQVAPNKLQVAGNLTIRGTTKPVVLDVDVLGFGPGYGGGYRGGFEAHTRINRQDFGVAWNDVVEGGGAVLGDDVDITINIDAAKEMPKPAPSPAPKKGR, from the coding sequence ATGAACAGATTCAACGCCGTCCGCAACCTGGCACTGGGTGCCTTCGCCGTCTCGGCCCTGGGCCTGGCCGTCACACCGGCCGTCGCCGCCCCCGAGACGTACGCGATCGATCCGGCCCACAGCGCCGTCACCTTCTCCATCCGGCACCTGTTCAGCCGGGTGCCGGGGCGGTTCACCAAGCTCGAGGGGAAGATCGTCATGGACCGGGACGACTGGACCAAGAGCACCGTGCAGGTGGCGATCGATGCCGGCAGCGTCGACACCAACGAGCCGGCGCGCGACAAGCACCTGCGCAGCGACGCCTTCTTCGACGTCGCCAAGAACCCGAAGATCACCTTCCAGTCCGTGTCGGTGAAGCAGGTCGCGCCGAACAAGCTGCAGGTCGCCGGCAACCTGACCATCCGAGGCACCACCAAGCCGGTGGTGCTCGACGTCGATGTCCTCGGCTTCGGCCCCGGCTACGGCGGCGGATACCGCGGCGGCTTCGAGGCGCACACCCGGATCAACCGGCAGGACTTCGGCGTGGCCTGGAACGACGTGGTCGAAGGGGGCGGCGCCGTCCTGGGGGACGACGTCGACATCACGATCAACATCGATGCGGCGAAGGAGATGCCCAAGCCGGCGCCGAGCCCCGCTCCCAAGAAAGGGCGCTGA
- a CDS encoding amidase, which produces MLGDEVLYKPVTDLAKMVRARQVSPVELTRAYLARIERLNPKLSAFATVTADLALGQARQAEREIAAGKDRGPLHGIPYGVKDLVATKGTRTTWGAKPYEDQVFDRDAAIVRRLESAGAVLLGKLAMIELAGGLGYSKGESSLQGAAHNPWGLDRWTCGSSSGSGAAVASGLVPFAIGSETWGSIICPSSFCGVSGLRPTFGRVSRQGAMALSWTLDKLGPMARSARDCEIVLERIQGHDPEDPYSADEKPAPPSDPAAVKKMKIGWLRLDFQKQGDKSVEKAFLAALDDLRRAGARLEEAKLPDLPFEAAASIVLTAEVATAFEDLHASGGARKLVSPDAPLAFVVARAVSGPDFVKAQRVRTVCQKAMADLFARYDVLLYPGEGYTAFPLDKDFNEIAWSDPVGGAGNLCGLPAIAVPCGFGADGMPASLTAMTSAFEEDKGISLARFFQGITSWHLKRPPIDGAAGAHATGTAAAGAAAPPPVS; this is translated from the coding sequence ATGCTCGGTGACGAGGTCCTGTACAAGCCGGTCACCGACCTGGCGAAGATGGTGCGGGCCCGGCAGGTCTCTCCGGTCGAGCTGACCCGCGCGTATCTCGCGCGCATCGAGAGATTGAACCCGAAGCTTTCCGCCTTCGCCACGGTCACGGCCGACCTCGCCCTCGGGCAGGCCAGGCAGGCCGAGCGCGAAATCGCCGCCGGCAAGGATCGCGGGCCGCTGCACGGCATCCCGTACGGCGTCAAGGACCTGGTCGCGACCAAAGGGACCAGGACGACCTGGGGGGCGAAGCCTTACGAAGACCAGGTGTTCGACCGTGACGCGGCGATCGTCAGGCGGCTCGAATCCGCGGGCGCGGTCCTCCTCGGCAAGCTGGCCATGATCGAGCTGGCCGGTGGCCTGGGCTACTCGAAGGGGGAGTCCTCTTTGCAGGGCGCGGCGCACAATCCCTGGGGACTCGATCGCTGGACCTGCGGCTCGTCCTCCGGCTCGGGGGCGGCCGTCGCCTCCGGCCTCGTGCCGTTCGCCATCGGGTCGGAAACCTGGGGTTCGATCATCTGCCCGTCGTCGTTCTGCGGCGTGTCCGGCCTGCGCCCGACCTTCGGCCGCGTGTCGCGACAGGGGGCGATGGCGCTGTCGTGGACGCTCGACAAGCTCGGGCCGATGGCGCGCTCGGCGCGCGACTGCGAGATCGTCCTCGAGCGGATCCAGGGACACGATCCGGAGGACCCGTACTCCGCCGACGAGAAGCCGGCCCCGCCCTCGGACCCGGCCGCAGTCAAGAAGATGAAGATCGGCTGGCTGCGCCTCGATTTCCAGAAGCAGGGGGACAAGTCGGTGGAGAAGGCGTTCCTCGCCGCCCTGGACGATCTGCGGCGCGCCGGCGCGCGTCTCGAGGAGGCGAAGCTCCCGGACCTCCCGTTCGAGGCGGCCGCCTCGATCGTCCTCACGGCCGAGGTCGCGACCGCCTTCGAAGATCTCCATGCGTCGGGCGGGGCCCGCAAGCTCGTCAGCCCGGACGCGCCGCTGGCGTTCGTGGTGGCGCGGGCGGTGAGCGGTCCCGACTTCGTCAAGGCGCAGCGCGTCCGCACGGTGTGCCAGAAAGCGATGGCCGATCTCTTCGCGCGCTACGACGTCCTGCTCTATCCGGGGGAGGGATACACCGCCTTCCCGCTCGACAAGGACTTCAACGAGATCGCCTGGTCCGATCCGGTCGGCGGCGCGGGGAACCTGTGCGGCCTGCCGGCGATCGCCGTGCCGTGCGGCTTCGGCGCCGACGGAATGCCGGCCAGCCTCACCGCGATGACCTCCGCCTTCGAGGAGGACAAGGGGATCTCCCTCGCCCGCTTCTTCCAGGGGATCACCTCGTGGCACCTGAAGCGGCCGCCGATCGACGGCGCCGCGGGGGCGCACGCCACCGGGACGGCGGCGGCGGGCGCGGCCGCGCCACCCCCCGTCTCCTGA
- a CDS encoding SDR family oxidoreductase, whose product MDPKDRVALIAGGARIGQEVATALARRGCHVALTYNRSRASAEEAAGRVRSLGSRSLIVKADLSRASGAAAAVRAVKAKLGGPDILVCMASVYDRVPFAKIDERSFRANLDVDLASAFHLARQAAPLMKKAGAGRIVLFADWLPRSGRPRYRGYLPYYVAKAAVIGLTESLALELAPEILVNAVAPGPILKPPGFSAKADRAVRRVTPLGRWGGPEEIARAVLFMVETGFVTGECLRVDGGRHLN is encoded by the coding sequence ATGGATCCCAAGGACCGCGTGGCGCTGATCGCCGGAGGCGCCCGCATCGGGCAGGAAGTCGCCACAGCACTCGCCCGGCGCGGCTGCCACGTCGCCCTCACCTACAACCGGTCGCGCGCGAGCGCCGAAGAGGCGGCCGGGCGGGTGCGCTCGCTCGGGTCGCGCTCCCTGATCGTCAAGGCGGACCTGTCGAGGGCGTCGGGGGCGGCCGCGGCGGTGCGGGCCGTGAAGGCGAAGCTCGGCGGCCCCGACATCCTCGTCTGCATGGCGTCGGTGTACGACCGCGTGCCGTTCGCGAAGATCGACGAGCGCTCCTTCCGCGCCAACCTGGACGTCGATCTGGCGAGCGCCTTCCACCTGGCGCGGCAGGCGGCGCCGCTGATGAAGAAGGCGGGAGCGGGGCGGATCGTCCTGTTCGCCGACTGGCTGCCGCGCAGCGGCCGGCCGCGCTACCGCGGCTACCTGCCGTACTACGTCGCCAAGGCCGCCGTGATCGGCCTCACCGAGAGCCTGGCGCTGGAGCTGGCCCCCGAGATCCTGGTGAACGCCGTCGCACCGGGACCGATCCTCAAGCCGCCGGGGTTCAGCGCCAAGGCCGATCGCGCCGTGCGCCGCGTGACCCCGCTCGGACGCTGGGGCGGCCCGGAGGAGATAGCCCGCGCGGTGCTGTTTATGGTCGAGACCGGGTTCGTCACTGGCGAATGTCTCCGTGTGGACGGCGGACGCCACCTGAATTGA
- a CDS encoding phenylalanine--tRNA ligase beta subunit-related protein, whose protein sequence is MWEREALLRIDDDARSRVRAGVMHASPVAVGPAGEALVAEMETTASALLSAHAGQAPGGIPGLAAARDLYRAFGMDPTHTRPSSEALLRRVLQGKGLPRILNAVDLCNLCALRFLLPIGLYDADRVDPPVTLRRGRPGETYAGIRKDEVHLEGRPVLVDAQGPFGNPTSDSLRTSVTPSTRALVMVIFAPSGYAADALKEHVLEAGAGATRHLGDTAAVVTSCDLVPGE, encoded by the coding sequence GTGTGGGAACGCGAAGCGCTGCTGCGGATTGACGACGACGCGCGATCGCGCGTGCGCGCCGGCGTGATGCACGCCTCGCCGGTCGCGGTCGGCCCGGCCGGCGAGGCGCTCGTCGCCGAGATGGAGACGACCGCCTCCGCCCTGCTGTCGGCGCACGCCGGTCAAGCGCCCGGCGGGATCCCCGGTCTCGCGGCGGCGCGCGATCTGTACCGCGCCTTCGGGATGGACCCGACGCACACACGCCCCTCGTCGGAGGCGCTCCTGCGCCGCGTCCTGCAGGGGAAGGGGCTGCCGCGCATCCTGAACGCCGTGGATCTCTGCAACCTGTGCGCGCTCCGCTTCCTTCTGCCGATCGGCCTGTACGACGCCGACCGCGTCGATCCGCCTGTGACCCTGAGGCGCGGCCGCCCCGGGGAGACATACGCCGGCATCCGCAAGGACGAGGTCCACCTGGAGGGACGGCCGGTGCTCGTCGACGCACAGGGGCCGTTCGGGAACCCGACCTCCGACTCCCTGCGCACGTCGGTCACGCCGTCGACCCGCGCGCTGGTCATGGTGATCTTCGCGCCGTCCGGCTACGCGGCGGACGCGCTGAAGGAGCACGTCCTCGAAGCGGGGGCAGGCGCGACCCGTCACCTGGGCGACACGGCCGCGGTCGTCACGTCGTGCGACCTGGTCCCGGGCGAATGA
- a CDS encoding TonB-dependent receptor: MSARTRGGRAGPHALLLPALLVLLTGAARADDGGAAPKGPVETIEVRGSADDAAVLDTTAFATVIRAEDFADRITSVPELLRDLVGVQVRGLGGEFATVSIRGSSAEQVMVYLDGVPLNHALGGGVNLADLPLGQVESIEVYRGFTPAGLPAASIGGAVMIHTRRPTGAPASTVSVSAGSFGSGEAIASVTGARGSADYLLGFDSAVGRGDFLFLDNNGTPHDPSDDVTTRRVNNDFRRGHLSGRLALKSGPRSRFTLSTDLLARGQGVSGLDCCLSRDARYTTWRVLVRPELEVPGLFGGRLLARAAVDVTRNREEFDDRNGQGGLSGVPVDAIDLTSSLGGEAGFVLAATRRQAISFLASRSRETADLQDRAIQGPQDIGRAARNTTVVTFEDQVALAADVLVINPSLRYETYDSVYRPGDAGGLVARLSGDDSLTGKIGFRLRAGDSVTLKGNYGRFFRLPDFIELFGDRGSVVGNPALSPERGRSADLGIIAARRRSAGRLRLAQVEATLFETIAEDLIQFVPQSQSIVRAQNMSRARITGLELTFLLGLGRRFNGSLNVTHQVPRDISGLYTDGNILPGRPQDEVSAGGLLEAGRGRVFYDFTYVGRNFIDTPNTKSEMLPARYLHDAGYRLRVRPGLTATFEIKNIGNEKTFDYARYPLPGRSVDARMSWEF; this comes from the coding sequence ATGAGCGCGCGCACCCGAGGCGGAAGGGCGGGGCCTCACGCCCTCCTCCTGCCGGCCCTGCTCGTCCTGCTCACCGGGGCGGCACGCGCGGACGATGGCGGCGCGGCGCCCAAGGGGCCGGTCGAGACCATCGAAGTCCGCGGCAGCGCCGACGACGCGGCGGTCCTGGACACGACCGCCTTCGCGACCGTGATCCGTGCGGAGGACTTCGCGGATCGGATCACCTCGGTGCCGGAGCTTCTGCGCGATCTGGTCGGCGTGCAGGTACGCGGCCTGGGGGGCGAGTTCGCGACGGTCTCTATCCGCGGCTCCAGCGCCGAGCAGGTGATGGTGTATCTCGACGGCGTCCCCCTGAACCACGCGCTCGGAGGGGGCGTCAACCTCGCCGACCTGCCGCTCGGGCAGGTCGAGTCGATCGAGGTGTACCGCGGATTCACGCCGGCGGGGCTGCCGGCCGCCTCGATCGGCGGGGCGGTCATGATCCACACACGCCGGCCGACAGGCGCGCCGGCCTCGACCGTATCGGTCTCGGCCGGCTCGTTCGGGTCGGGCGAGGCGATCGCCTCGGTCACAGGCGCCCGCGGGAGCGCCGACTACCTGCTCGGATTCGACTCGGCGGTGGGCCGGGGCGATTTTCTCTTCCTCGACAACAACGGCACGCCGCACGATCCCTCCGATGACGTCACCACCCGCCGCGTCAACAACGACTTCCGCCGCGGCCATCTGTCGGGCAGGCTCGCGCTCAAGAGCGGGCCGCGCAGCCGGTTCACGCTCTCCACCGACCTGCTGGCGCGCGGGCAGGGAGTTTCGGGTCTCGACTGCTGCCTGTCGCGGGACGCGCGCTATACGACTTGGCGCGTCCTGGTGCGGCCGGAGCTGGAGGTGCCCGGTCTCTTCGGCGGCCGTCTGCTGGCGCGGGCGGCTGTCGACGTCACGCGCAACCGCGAGGAGTTCGACGACCGGAACGGCCAGGGGGGCCTGTCGGGAGTGCCGGTCGACGCCATCGATCTCACCTCGTCGCTCGGGGGGGAGGCGGGATTCGTTCTGGCCGCCACGCGACGTCAGGCGATCTCCTTTCTCGCGTCGAGATCGAGGGAGACCGCCGACCTGCAGGACCGCGCCATCCAGGGGCCCCAGGACATCGGCCGCGCGGCGCGCAACACCACGGTCGTCACGTTCGAGGACCAGGTCGCGCTCGCGGCCGACGTGCTCGTGATCAACCCGTCGCTGCGCTACGAGACGTACGACAGCGTCTACCGTCCGGGGGACGCCGGGGGGCTCGTGGCGCGGCTGTCGGGCGACGACTCCCTCACCGGGAAGATCGGTTTCCGCCTTCGGGCGGGGGACAGCGTGACTCTGAAGGGGAATTACGGCCGCTTCTTCCGGCTGCCCGATTTCATCGAGCTGTTCGGCGACCGCGGGTCGGTCGTGGGGAACCCGGCCCTCTCCCCCGAGCGTGGCAGGAGCGCCGATCTCGGGATCATCGCCGCGCGCCGGCGCTCCGCGGGCCGCCTGCGCCTGGCTCAGGTGGAGGCGACGCTCTTCGAGACGATCGCCGAAGACCTCATCCAGTTCGTCCCGCAGTCCCAGAGCATCGTGCGCGCCCAGAACATGTCCAGAGCGCGCATCACGGGGCTGGAGTTGACGTTTCTTCTCGGGCTGGGGAGACGCTTCAACGGCAGCCTGAACGTCACGCACCAGGTGCCGAGGGACATCAGCGGTCTGTACACCGACGGAAACATCCTGCCCGGCAGACCGCAGGACGAAGTGAGCGCCGGGGGTCTGCTCGAGGCGGGGCGCGGCCGCGTCTTCTACGACTTCACCTACGTCGGCCGGAATTTCATCGACACGCCGAACACCAAGAGCGAGATGCTGCCGGCGCGCTACCTGCACGACGCCGGCTACCGCCTGCGGGTCCGCCCGGGGCTCACAGCGACGTTCGAGATCAAGAACATCGGCAACGAGAAGACCTTCGACTACGCGCGCTATCCGCTCCCGGGCCGCAGCGTCGACGCGAGGATGTCGTGGGAGTTCTGA
- a CDS encoding methyltransferase domain-containing protein — protein sequence MRGRRARRPLLLAALLGLLAGAAAWNAPATAQSTQSPHDATSHEPFKGVEKWTRIFDDPKRDEWQKPQEVVLALGLKPGQIVADLGAGTGYFEKRLSKAVAPGGMVLAIDTEPEMVRHLGERALQEGTANVVPVLALPQEPFVPPGRADCVLVVDTYHHIDDRVRYFHRMKEVLAPGGRIVIIDFHKRPLPVGPPPEHKLPREFVVDEMKQAGFGLADEKTFLPYHYFLIFRPETP from the coding sequence ATGAGGGGCAGGAGAGCGCGGCGCCCGCTGCTGCTGGCGGCGCTCCTCGGTCTCCTGGCCGGCGCGGCCGCGTGGAACGCGCCGGCGACGGCGCAGTCGACGCAGTCACCGCATGACGCGACCTCCCACGAGCCGTTCAAGGGGGTCGAGAAGTGGACGCGCATCTTCGACGACCCGAAGCGGGACGAGTGGCAGAAGCCGCAGGAGGTGGTGCTGGCCCTCGGCCTCAAGCCGGGGCAGATCGTGGCCGACCTCGGCGCCGGCACCGGTTACTTCGAGAAGCGTCTGTCGAAAGCGGTGGCTCCCGGCGGGATGGTCCTTGCGATCGACACGGAGCCTGAGATGGTGCGCCACCTCGGCGAGCGCGCCCTGCAGGAGGGGACCGCCAACGTCGTGCCGGTCCTGGCCCTGCCCCAGGAGCCGTTCGTGCCCCCCGGCCGCGCCGACTGCGTGCTGGTCGTCGACACCTATCACCACATCGACGACCGGGTGCGTTACTTCCACAGGATGAAGGAGGTCCTCGCCCCCGGCGGGAGGATCGTGATCATCGATTTCCACAAGCGGCCGCTGCCGGTGGGGCCGCCGCCGGAGCACAAGCTGCCGAGGGAGTTCGTGGTGGACGAGATGAAGCAGGCGGGCTTCGGCCTGGCGGACGAAAAGACCTTCCTGCCGTACCACTATTTTCTGATCTTCCGGCCGGAGACGCCCTGA
- the efp gene encoding elongation factor P: protein MLTTSDFKRGLAIQVEGQPYIIIEYSVQTPSARGSATLVRIKGRNVITGQVLDMTFKSGEKFEEPDLERRKITFMYADGDAFHFMDEESFEQFHLDRSMMQDTVRWLREGVTLRSIVFQGNVVGIELPQFVELRVTETGPGGRSDMASGKVTKPATLENGTQIRVPVYLEGGETVLVDTTTGEFVKRVSEK, encoded by the coding sequence ATGCTGACCACCTCGGATTTCAAGAGGGGGCTGGCGATCCAGGTGGAGGGACAGCCCTACATCATCATCGAGTACAGCGTGCAGACTCCGTCCGCGCGCGGCTCGGCAACCCTGGTGCGGATCAAGGGGCGGAACGTCATCACCGGCCAGGTGCTCGACATGACGTTCAAGTCGGGCGAGAAGTTTGAGGAGCCGGACCTGGAGCGCCGCAAGATCACGTTCATGTACGCCGACGGCGACGCGTTCCATTTCATGGACGAGGAATCGTTCGAGCAGTTCCATCTCGACCGCTCCATGATGCAGGACACCGTGCGCTGGCTGCGGGAAGGGGTCACGCTGCGCTCGATCGTGTTCCAGGGGAACGTGGTCGGCATCGAGCTGCCTCAGTTCGTGGAGCTCAGGGTCACCGAGACCGGACCGGGCGGCCGCTCCGACATGGCGAGCGGCAAGGTGACGAAGCCGGCGACCCTCGAGAACGGCACGCAGATCAGAGTTCCCGTCTACCTCGAGGGGGGGGAGACGGTGCTGGTGGACACGACCACCGGCGAGTTCGTGAAGCGGGTGTCGGAAAAATAG